The window CCGCCGGGCCGGTCTCGTCAAACTCGTCACGGCATCCATCACGCCCGGACAATGGGCGTTGTCGGCGACGCTGGCGCGGACCTTTCCGGAGGTCGAATGCGCGTGGGGCGTGCATCCATGGCGCATTCAGCCGGGGGACGAGTCGCGTCTGGACGGCCTGTCCTCGGCACGGGAAGCGGGTGTCGCGGCCATCGGCGAGATCGGACTCGACCGAAAAATCGCATCGCCGGATTTCGATACCCAGCGGCGATTGTTCGAGGCGCAATTGCGCGCGGCGGTTGAATTGAATTTGCCCGTGGTCATTCATTGTCGGGGCGCCTTCGACGATCTGGCGGCCTCGTTCAAGCGCATCGGCATCCCCCGGCGCGGCGGACTCATCCACAGTTATTCGGGCAGCGCGGAATGGATTCGCCCATGGCTCGACAAAGGCATTCATGCGTCCCTCGGCGGCGCCCTGACC is drawn from Candidatus Hydrogenedentota bacterium and contains these coding sequences:
- a CDS encoding TatD family hydrolase, producing MDVHCHLECDEFRESLDAVLSDARRAGLVKLVTASITPGQWALSATLARTFPEVECAWGVHPWRIQPGDESRLDGLSSAREAGVAAIGEIGLDRKIASPDFDTQRRLFEAQLRAAVELNLPVVIHCRGAFDDLAASFKRIGIPRRGGLIHSYSGSAEWIRPWLDKGIHASLGGALTYRNSRKKREVLQLVYPDFLLLETDSPDIPPVALRGQINVPANIIYNLQAASEMLERPEEDIAAHTTANAVRLFGWAAF